The DNA segment AATTGTGCGATGGCTGGCGCGCCCTGTTCGGCAAGGAGACGGCCCGTTGAGTCGCCGCACATTGGGCTGGGTAGGCGTCCTGCTCGTCGCTTTACTGAGCGCGTTGGTCGTTTTTCTGTACATCAAAGCCACGCCGTATCAGGAAGAGATCGATCACGGCCCCTCGCCCGCTGCGCAAGCCAATCCGTATCTCGCGGCCGAACTGTTTTTGCGTGAACGTGGCCTCAATATCAGCCACGCTGAAAGCCTCGCCGTACTTCCCGACATCGACCCGCACCAACATACGCTGCTGTTGCTCAACGATCGCTCGCGGATGACGCCGCGTCAGGTCGATCAGGTATTGAACTGGACCCGCGCCGGCGGGCGCCTGGTGTTCGTCGCCGAATCGCTGTGGGACGAACAGAGCAAACAGAGCAACGACCTGCTGCTCGATCGGGTGCAATTGCATCAGTCCCTCAGCAAGGATCTGAAAGACGTACCCGCAGACGTTGAACCCGACCGTTTCCCGCACCTGACCAAACTCTATCTTGAAGACGAAGACGCACCGGCCTACGCCAGCTTCGATACCGACTTCCACCTCGACGATCCGAAAAATCTCGCGCAAGCCTGGGCCAACAGCGCCAAGGCTACGCACATGATGCAATTGCCTCACGGCCTCGGCTCGATCACCGTGGTAACCGACGCCGAGCTGTGGAAAACCGATGCCATCGCCGATTACGACAACGCCTGGCTGCTCTGGTATCTGAGCGCCGACACCGACGTCACGCTGGCCTACAACAGCGAACACGACGGTTTGCTGACCTTGCTTTGGCGCTTCTTTCCGCAAGCACTCGTCGCCCTGCTCGTCTTGATCGTCCTGTGGTTATGGCACGTCGGCATGCGTCATGGCCCGGTTCAGGCGCCAGCCTCGAGCGGGCGTCGACAGTTGCAGGAGCATTTGCGCGCCAGTGCCGATTTCCTGCTGCGCCACAACGGCCAGCAGGCGCTGCTGCAAGCCTTGCAACAAGACGTGCTGCGCCGCGCGCGCCGCCGCCATCCCGGCTTCGACCAATTGAACGTTGCTGAACAATGGCTGGCCTTGTCGCGCCTGACCCGGCAACCCACCCGTGCCATCAGCCAGGCCCTGAGCCCGGTGCCGAAGCGGCGCCTGTCCAGCGCTGAGTTCTGCCGCCAGGTCGCCCACCTGCAAACCTTGAGGAACACGCTATGACTGAACAGATCGAGCCCGGCAGCGCCAGCCACGCCGCGCAGCAACGCCAGCGCGCCAGCCAGTTGGCACAAGCGGTGCGCGGCGAATTGCGCAAAGCGCTGATCGGTCAGCATCAGGTGATCGACGACGTGCTGACGGCGCTGATTGCCGGCGGCCATGTCTTGCTCGAAGGTGTGCCGGGGCTGGGCAAAACCCTGCTGGTGCGCGCTCTGGCCCGCTGCTTCGGCGGCGAGTTCGCGCGCATTCAATTCACCCCCGACCTGATGCCCAGCGACGTTACCGGCCATGCCGTGTACGACCTGCAAACCGAGCAGTTCAAGCTGCGCAAGGGCCCGCTGTTCACAAATCTGTTGCTGGCCGACGAGATCAACCGTGCCCCGGCGAAAACCCAGGCGGCGCTGCTCGAAGCGATGCAGGAACGGCAAGTCACCCTTGAAGGTCGTGCCCTGCCGATTGCGCAACCGTTCATGGTGTTGGCCACGCAAAACCCGATTGAGCAGGAAGGCACCTATCCCCTGCCGGAAGCCGAACTCGACCGGTTCATGCTCAAGGTACGCATGGACTATCCCGACGCCGAGCAGGAACTGGACATGGTCCGTCAGGTCAGCCGCTCGACCCGCGCCGACATGCTCGACGTGCAACCGCTGCGCACCGTGTTGCAGGCCAAGGATGTGCAAGCCTTGCAGCGCATCGCCAGTGATCTGCCGCTGGACGATCAGGTTCTTGACTACGCCGTGCGACTGGCGCGCAGCACGCGCACCTGGCCGGGGCTGACCCTCGGCGCCGGGCCGCGCGCGTCGATTGCGCTGGTACGTTGCGCCCGCGCACGCGCCCTGTTACGCGGTGGCGAGTTCGTGATTCCTGATGACATCAAAGGCTGTGCCCTGGCTGTGCTGCGCCATCGCGTGCGCCTTGCGCCGGAGCTGGATATCGAAGGCCTGCAGGTCGATCAGGTGCTGACGCAATTGCTCGACCAAGTGCCGGCGCCGCGCCTGTGAAACCGTCACGACTGTTGCTGGGCTGGGTGGCGGCGCTGCTGGTGATTGGCATCGCTCTGGGCACTCTGCAGGCTCTGGAATTGGCAATCCCGGCCAGCCTGATATCGATCAACTGGGGCTTGCTGCTGGCGCTGCTGGCTTTGGCATTACTGGATGCGCTGCGCCTCAAGCGGCTGCCGCAGGTACGGATCAGCAGGCAGATGCCGGGGAGTCTCGCCCTCGGGCGCTGGGCCGAAGTACCGCTCAAGGTTGAACATGACTTCGGCGCGCCGCTGAGCATTAACCTCTTCGACCATGTCCCGGATGGCCTGAGCTTCGACAATCTGCCGCTGTCGATTGAACTGCAACCCGGCCAGTTCAGCCAGATCAGCTATCGCCTGCGTCCGTTGAAGCGCGGGCATTTCAATTTTGAACACTGCGAAATCAATCTGCCGAGTCCCTTTGGATTATGGTCAGGCAAGCGCCTGCTCGACGTCAGCGACCAGACCCGCGTCTACCCCGACTTCGCCCGGCTATACGGTGGCGAGCTGCTGGCCGTGGACAACTGGCTCAGCCAGCTCGGCGTGCGCCAACGGCAACGCCGCGGCCAGGGCCTGGAATTTCATCAGTTACGCGAATTCCGTGAAGGCGACAGCCTGCGCCAGATCGACTGGAAAGCCACCGCCCGCCAACGCACGCCGATCGCTCGCGAATATCAGGACGAACGTGACCAGCAAATCATTTTCATGCTCGATTGCGGGCGGCGCATGCGCAGTCAGGACGGTGAACTGTCGCATTTCGACCATGCGTTAAACGCCTGTCTGCTGCTCAGTTATGTGGCGTTGCGTCAGGGTGATGCGGTGGGGTTGAGCACGTTTGCCAGCGAACAGCCGCGTTATCTGGCACCGGTCAAAGGTAGCGGCCAACTGAATGTTTTGCTCAATGCAGTTTATGACCTTGAGAGCACTCAGCGTCCTGCCGATTTTCAGGCTGCCGCCAATCAACTGCTGGGCCGCCAAAAGCGTCGGTCGCTGGTGGTGCTGGTGACCAATCTGCGGGACGAGGACGATGGAGATCTGCTCACCGCCGTCAAGCATTTGGGCCAGCGACATCGAGTACTGGTGGCGAGTTTGAGGGAGGAAAAGCTCCACAGCCTTCGACACATGCCAGTGCAGACCTTGACGGACGCGCTGACTTATTGCGGAGCGGTGGAATATTTGAATGCGCAGGCCGAAATGCATGAGCACCTGAACAGTCAAGAGGCTACAGTCGTGCAAATTCAACCCAAGGAATTGGGACCTGAGGTGGTGAATCTGTATCTCGCATGGAAAAAGGCGGGAATTTTATAAGTTATTAGGCGTCCCTTCGATAGAAAAGACGCTAATCGGCTTTACAAGATCAAACAATGATATTGTTATAGCGATTAAGAATCGTCAAAGAAGCTTCTCTTTCGCTGAATTCTCCCTGCGAGTTCGTTATATCGAACCGTACGCCGTTATTGATAATCACTCTTACCCCAGGTGCGACTGATCCCAGGTATACCGATTTGGCGCGAATGTGTGACACGGTATACGGCGTCCATTCTGGCCATTGCGAATGATCCGTGCGCCAACGTTCAACACTTACCAAATTATGGTCCAAGGACATAAACAACGGCGCAGAGGTCACGTTTTCCGCGTTCAGCGCCAGAGAGAAACCTCCGTTTGTAGTAGTTTTACGACAATCCAGTTTCCAAGAGACCCCGCCCGGACCTAACAGCTGAGGGGTTGTCAACGACGGTGTAAACTCAACCCCTAGCTGTCCTCCTTCCGTTACAAGTGCAATATTCTTATTCAGCAACTGACTGCCCAGTTTCGGCAGCACAGTAAAAGTATGCTCAGCACCATGACAGGGATAGGCATGTGATCCAAGTCTCATCTGAGATTCGTCGAACTTGATTTCCAATTCCAGCGCGTAGTTGAGAACTTCTCCTGGAACAGGCGGCGAAGAAGGCATCCCGTCGTATAAGGGCATTTCGAAATGCAATCCAAACAATCCTGTTGAGTCCGCGTTGGCCGTGAGAGTCCAGGTCAGCGAGATCAGGCCCTCTGCCATTTCTACCAGCTGTTCAAAGGGAGGATTACACACCAAGCCCACTTCTCCCGCCATCGGTTCGCAACACAACCTGAGCCCGGAGTCCGGGTCGCCAATCATGTAACTATATTCAAACTCCAGCGTCAGTTCGACGCTCTGCCCTGCCGCCATATTCAATTGCAGGTCTGGCCATCTCACACGCTCTCCATTCACATAAGGTCTGAAGTTTTGTAGCCAGGTTTGAGAATTAACAATTACCTTGGACATTTGGCACTCCCTTAAACTCAAGTTGTTTGCTTACCCACCCAACCAGGCCGCCAGTAACCGTTGCGCGAAGCACCGCACGATTAATTGCAGGCAACCTGAACTCTGCTATCGCTATTCCTGCAGCATCCGTTCGAGAGGCAGGAATCGAAAGATGAGGGAACGCCCACTCGACTCCAACGTCTTGCAAAGGCTTGCCGCTACGGGCTGACACCACAAGAATCTGAGCCTTGACGGGCTGTCCCGGAGAACCCTCTGATACGTCGGAGGAAAAGGCGTCAATGCTGCGAGGCTCATCCATCGAATAATGAAAGCCGACATACGCCGAATCAGCGCCGCCCACTACCGAAGCACGAACTGCGCCTGGACCGGGGAAGTCGGGTATGAAGCTGAACCACGTCGAGCCACGAAAACCGGTGTTCGTAACCACCGGCTCATGCTCCCCTCGTTCCCACTTGACCTGCGCATTTGCCATAGCCCGGCCAGTCAAGGCACTCGTCACCCCCAACTCGCAAACAACAGGCTCGCCCCACTGGACTATCTGAAGCACACCGGAACTCGCTGTGATGTTCGCGGCAATGGCGTGAGAGCCCAATGACATGGGCTGGGGAGGAGACAATTCCAGCAAGCGACTGGCAGCCAATCGGACAGCCACGCTGCCGTCCTTGACATCGCCCGCGCTGAACGAGCACTCCAGTCCCTCGCTCGTCCAATCGCGAAACTCACCCAATTGCTCGACGAACTCAAGCTCGAGCTCGCTTGGGTCTGGATGACTCAGGCCAACTGCCAGCGTTTGATGGCGCAACGGATTATTGTCGTCGGCCCGAAGACAAAAGCTGAAGCTCTCGCCGCGCCTCGGGAAAAGAGCGCGTTGCGCCCAAAGCTGATCGGACGAAGCAGTGGTCAGCCGCAGACTAGTCCATGGGTCGGTCGACAAGGTCTTGAGTTTAAAATGCTGTTCCGCTGTTGTTTGATCATAAAGGTTGAGCACAGTCGCACATACGTCACTGGTAGGCGCGGTTTGCGCCGGTGCGTCATACACTGACCAGCCATTTGAACCGGTCGGCGAATTGACCGGATCTGCATTCCCGACCTGCCATCCAACCTGCGCAGACTCAACCGGTCGATTTTCAAAAGCCGAGTAGAAGCGCGCTTGCACGCGTGCACGCTGGCCCTTGTCCAATATCGGATCAATGGCCGGCCCGCGTGCAGCAACCACTTTGATTTTATTGTGGCCCAGCTTCAATTGAGTACGCGCCGTCAGCTGCTCGTCACCGATCATGACGGTCTCGGTCAACGTCATCTCTGCATCTTCCGAGCTATCGGCAAAATTCAGCTCCCTGCGCGCCCCACCTGCCGTCATGACAATATCGATGGTCAGCGGGGGAACGATCTCCAACCCGGGTGGCATCGGTGCGATGGCGGTCTTCACCGCCAATCCGTGCAACGCACTGACCCCGTATGGCATAAGTGCACATTGGTGGCTGGCCCAAAGGCAGGGGTAAAGCGTGCCGGTATCCGGTACGGCCGAAACATGATCAAGCATCACCCGGGTTTCTGTTGCGAGATTGTCACCCAGCAACCGCAGAGGGAATTCACGTGTTTCCGGCACATGCGAACTGGTGAACATCAGACTCGACAGTCCACTGATATCGGTGCCCGAGCCGATTATCCATTCGAGGCCGCTGGCATCCATTGATCGGGTTACACCGGGTAACGGATTCATTGTGAACCCTGGCAAAGGGTCCACTTGCGGGCCCCAATCCAATGCGATCAATTGGTTGATAAAGCCGCTGCCTGCAACGGGATCGATGCGCAGTCTATATGTCCTTCCTCGTCGACAGATCACACCCAGCAGCGCCCTATCAAGCGGCTTCTCGTCCAGAGAGAAGACGACTTGGTCTTTCCAGGCACTGGTTGGCAACGCCTTGACGGTAAAGAAATGTTCCGCCACAGGCGCACCCTCGTGACGCTGAACCCGCGCGGTAATCACGTAATCACTGGCAATGTCTGGCTGATGATCCACACTCGCCCAGCCATTCATGCCAGTGAGGGATCTGACCGTACCGGTCGGCGTCTCAAACCCGACGTCTACGTTGCTGACAGGCTGCCCATCGCGCCGTTGCACCTGCACCATGCAAGTGACGACGTCGTCTTCATCCTTGACCGGCGACTTGTTTGGCCCCCAGGTCTTACCGATCTGGACTCTGTTGTACGCCAAGGACAGGGCATTGCCGGGCGATGCATGCTGCAACCTGGAACAACCCAGGACCCAGTGGAAAAAACCGTCGCGTTTGTCCTCGAAATTTGCCGTCCAGAGCACCGTATTGCCGGCGACCGCTGCTGGGTCCCCGAAGGCAGGTTGACAGCTCGCTCCCAGATCCGTTGGCAAATCGCCCTCTCCCCAGACCAGGGAAAAGTCAGCATCGTTTAGAGGATGGCCTGCAGGAATGTCCAGATTGACGAGGAATGGCTCTCCTCGCTCCGGGTAGCGGAGTTTTTCTCCCCAGATAACGGGTGATCCGTTATCAAACCGGGCCCGCAAAGTTTTGAACGGATCGATATCAAACGCCCGCACCTTGAAGGTAAGCGTGGCTTCACCCTTTTCGGACAGAAGACTGGTAACGGAAGCCGTAATCTCGCTCACGTTTGCGTCCGTTGGCGTGTATTGGAAGGACGCTCGACCGTGAGCATCGGTAGACACTCGGTGCAGGATCGTATTCTTCTCATCCCCGGTACTCCAGCAGACTTCTCGTGCTACCGGTGCCTGGGTGTAAAAAGACCGAACTTGAACTTGCAGCTCGACCGATTGGGCATACTCAATGACCGGGTACGTCTGCGCTTCCTTGAGGGCGATCAGCTCCAGCCGATGATGCCCCCAGGAAACCCGCAGCGGGCAAGGTGGCGCCGAGTACTTGCTGTAGATCATCGCCTCCAGTTCGCGAGGCTCATCACCTGGCAAATCCGGACAATCCAGCCACCAGGGCCGATCGATCGGCTGGCTTTTACCCATCACTGGCTCACTGGTGATTGCGTCCAACGGATTGTCCACAAACCACAGGCTCGCATCATGCCAAAGGCTTACGGGCTTCACCTCGAAACCCAGCGTATGCCTTTGATTCCCGGTGGCTCCAAGGCAAACAGGAAAAACACTTCCTGACACGAAGTGGCGGTCATCAATGACAACGGCGTCCAGCGCCAATGCAGGCAGATGCAGATTCAGGAAGAACCCGGTCAGGCGAATTTCCGCAGAAGCGCCGTCGCCCGCGATTTTTTTCGGGCTGATCAAATTGATCACAAGCTCATCGCCGGCTTGCAGGCCCAACGTCTCCGGCAGTTCTACTTGCCTCTCGAGCAGATCAACGGTCAACGGATCGGCGTTGTCCAGTCCAGTCTTCGCCGGTAATTCGATATCGAGCTTTTCAGTACTGCCTTTTTTGTTGACCACCACTTGGCCGGCTGATGACGGGTAGGTGTTTTCGTAGAGAAAACGTAAGTGATAACGGGCATCAGCTTGCTGCTCGATCGGCACGAACATCATTTGACGAACCGCCGCCGCATTGGTAAGCGTCATGATCGATACCATGTTGTCACCCCAGCGGTCATCCCTGATGCCGACGCCCCCCGGATTGCTCACATCGTCCCAATGCTCATAGCCTTGCTGCATATCGTGGTTTTTCACGAAATTGTGATCCGTGTCGATCGCTCTCATGCTCATGATTGCTTCTCCTTCGCCTGGATCTTCCCATCCGCCTGATTCACCAGCTCCTGAACCTTTCTGGAAAAAGCCAGATCCCCAACCTTGGCCGTGTAATGGATCTTGATCACAATGTCGGTCAGCGACAAAAGCACCGGTTCTTGCTTCAGAGGCCAGGGAAACCCGATCTGCCAGCGCGACACGGCGCCGGTATTTTCGTATGGCAGGGTCATGCCTTCGTCAGGCCTGAGAGAAATCACACCGGTATCATCCAGTCCGGTGGACAGGCAAACCTGTTGCCCACTGCTTAGATTGATCAGCACATCGGCAGGCGCCACCCCTTCTGCGGAATGCAGATACTCCACCGATTCGAAGGACGGTTTTGTGGCGATGTAGCTGCCGACCTGCAGCAGATTTGCCACGACATTTTCAAAGGGGCCGGTGAGTACCGGCAGCGTGACTTCAATGCGAACGATCTGTCGGCAATAGTGGTCGTGGTAATCACGATCGAACAGCAGTTGAGTCAATTCGAAATCCAGTGCACCCGTCGTCACCAAGTGATCGAGCGCATCCGCCCAGTCAACAAAGCCGTTTTGCCGGGTTGCCGGGTCGTCGAAAAGCTGTTGCAACGAAACCGTCTTGACGATTTCCTGGCGCCGCTCATGGTGTTGCAGATACTCCGAACGCATGCGTAACAAACCGGCATGCAATGCATCGCCAGCCGTCAATCCGCGACGCTGGTCGCGCCACACATCAATATTCAGCGCAAAGGCATCGAACTCGCAGGTTTCCGCGCGTAAGGCTGCCTGAGCGCTCAGGCAGACTGCCACAGCAGCGTCATATGCCTGAAAATGCAAGGTCTGCAGCTGCCCCATCAACCACTGATACAACTCCAGATTGGTCGCGCGCGATTGCAAGAACTCAAACAACTTCAACGTCTGAGCGTTGGCCGCGAGGGTATGTTCCAGGTTAATCCTTGCCGCATTGATGGCCCGCTCCTGGGCGGCGATCTGGGCACTGATCGCGTTTTTTTCCGCAACGGCCTGATTTCGCATCAAAAGCCATTCATGCCGACGGCGACGGTAACTTTCGGAGATGGCCGTCTTGTCGGCTTTGGCCTGTAACACATCGGCTTCGATCTGGAAGCCGAACCCCACGGCATCGAGCAGATATCCCGGCTGTTGACCGCCATTGGCGGTACCGAAGATATTGGGAAACGCATGGATGACCGCCCCCCCCATCCTGAAACCGGTGGCCCAGGAGACGAGGCCTGCGGCCGCTTCCACATGGTCCATGACTTTTAATTCATCAGGCGAAATGTGGTTGTCGTACAGATCGGCGTAATGCTGCTCACGTTCTTCTGCCATGCCTCTGCTGTGTTGCAGTGCCGTCAGACTTTCGACTTCACGTGCGATGGATTCCTCCTGCGCCCGACGGGCGAAGTCGCCCAGTTCGGTGAGATGACGCTGTTGCATTTCTTCCTGCTCGACACGGTCCTGTTGCTCGAGCAGGCGCAGCACCTCGCCAGCCAGATCACGCAAGTGCTGCACCATCTGCAACGCGCAATCGAACAATACAGGCCAGCGAAACGCCGCTACCCTCAATTGTCCGCCCATGGGTCGCACCGGCCCGGCATTGCCAGCGGCCAATCGGTTCAGCAAAGCCATTGGGTCCATGGCGGAGAAAAGAGGAATCGCAGCACGTTTTCCGTCGATTGTCCTGCCATGGCGGATGTTATCGATCCGCTCATCGGGCAGTCGAAAGAAGGTCAGCAGTCGGGGACTTAGCGGTATTTTGAAAGAACTCGTGCCATACGCGCCCGGATGCGGAGCGCGCGGGGCACTGACAGGCAACTCCTCAGCTTGCAGCAGCAATGTCTTTTCAAACTCTGCCAGAGCGGGCCGCGTCTCCATCTCTTTGACAAGTTCACCGAGTTTTTGCGGTGTCCAGAGATTGATACTGCGCGTATCCGGTTTTGGCCCCATCAGCGATTTGGCCCGGACATACTGCAGCTTGGCAACTGTCAATGAGTCTTGGGTCATCTGACGAAAAAGCCAGTCGCCCCAAGCCATGATGTTGCTCACATACTCGAGGAAAATAACAATCTGGTAGTGCCGGGGTGAGGAATAGGCAATGGCATCCGGATCTGTCGGCGCGAAGACTTCATAAGCGATATCGGGCGTTGGGGTATCCAACGGCCGGCATTGCCAGTAGGCAGGTCCCGCAGGAATATCACCCTGCGCCGGTTTGGCTGGAGACCTCGGATCGAATATGTAATGCAGCCAGCGCTGGGCTTGTTCAAAGCGGTTTTCGTCACGCAAGCGGGCGGCAATCAAGTGCGCCAGATGAAAAAACAACTCCCAGAAAAACAGGCCGTTGGCGCTGTCGAACGGGCCATTCGGTTCGGTCTCTTTGTCTGGCAAAGGAGGTTCTTGCGGGAACTGTGTCGCCCGATCCAGCAATGCCCCGATCGACTTGCTGGCGCGCAGTACCAGATCGTGACTGATCAACGTATTGAGCCGAACGTATTTCAGCTTCAGTACATTCGCTGGTTGATTGAATGCCAGAAACTGAGCGCCCTGCGCATCGGTGTCATGAATAAACGGTAGAGACCCATGACTTCCAAGCGCAGCAGGCACCGTCAGGGTGATGGTTCGCTCACCGAAGCCCTCTCCGCTGTTAGTACCTGTCAGTTTCACGGTAATCGTGTTGTTGGTGAACGCCGGTCTTTTGATTTCCTGCCATTGGGTTGCCCATCCTCCTTTGCTCGGGTAATCGGCAACGAGGGGCTCTGGGTCATCACCGGTATCATTTTGAATGTCCAGCGTGAATTCCACATCCTTGGCGCCGACACGCGACACATGGGCGCAAAAGCCCTGGACCCAAAGCGAAGAGTCCGTGGCATTGCGAACGATATAAGCCTTGATGCCCAGGTACTCTGCCAACGTGCCGACTTGTGTAATCTGGCTGTCAACGGAAGGGAAAAGCGTGGGCTGCATTTTTTGCTGAAGCGTGCGGGAATCGACAAACAGATGATTGGCCAAGTAATCCATGACAGCGGTTTCGTCCTTTACTTTGCGAAACAGCGAATCACGGGTTTCATAAATCGCGACAGATTGCCGCGAGGGTAAACTGGTACCGGGCTGCGCATTGGTCAAATGCACGGCCAGCCGACCTTTGGGGTACAGGGCATCGATTTCATCGCGCAGTACGACCGCCACCAGCCGACAACCCTTTGAAACGTCCAGATCCGTCTGGAGCAGATGCAAACGAATGGGCGGCGACCAGCTATCGTCCAGTGCTATGAACGCCACCATGACCTCCAGCTCATGGAGAGTTTGCAACTGACCAGCGTTATCGAAAACACCCGCTCGCCACTGAACCCAGACCATGCACGGCCGCCCCTCCCAATAGACCATTCGACAGTCCAGCACACTCACATCGGTGGGAATATCGACCGCTTTCCACTCTCGCCACGCGGTCGGATTGACAGAAGGCGAGTCGACCGCAAGTTCGATTCTCGCCTCGCGCCAGAACCAGCCATAAGGTGCAACGCGCTGCCTGCCCACCAGGTAGTAGCGAGTTTTCAGCGGATTTGCACCGTCCAGGTAACCGGTCAAAACGTTCAGGTTGCAGGTTTCTTCAAAGCTGCGCAGGTAGCGTTGCACGCCTTTGAGCACCGAACCGTCGGTGATCGATGCCTGGTTCACGTGGCTCTCAAGTGCCTTGAACAACTCGGATTTACGGATGCGCACATAAGGCGTGATGTAATCCTCCGGTGTGCACCGCAGCAGCATGCTGGCCGACCAGGGACCGTAACTGCCGGCAATGTCCCACTCCTCCAGCAGATCGGGATCAAATTCGCGTTCGTCGAAACCAGGCTCGAGCTTCTGGAACACCGCATGAAGGTAAGCCTGCAGGCAGCTCACTGCTTCCGCCACCCTGGAGGTTTCAATCTCAGCGCTGTTCAGCGGATCGGAGCGCAACCACTCCCATAAATCGTCCGCCGACTGAATTTTCATCGGTAACGGCAGATCCGCCTTGGAATGCTTTGCGTGAAGGCAAAAATCAATCAACGCATCGCGGCGCAGGGCAGACAGTTGACCCGATTGTTCATTGAGCATAACCATCTCCCGTCACTGTTGTTGTTTGCGTGTCGGACACTCGCCGGCGCGAAGGAAGGGTTTCGACAAACGTCACATCCCGGAACGTGGCGGCAGACAGATTTCCTGCCGTCGCCTTGACCTTGACCTTGGCCGCCTCGGTACTGGTGAATGTCACCTCGGTATACCCTCGACTGTCCGAGATGGTTTTGGTCTCAAGCATGATCAACGGTTCAAATGTCCAAATCAGCGAGGCGCCGGATATGGGGTTGTCGTAGTTGTCTCGAACAACGGCGCGGCAGGTCACCGCAGTACCGACCAGCACCGTACCTGCGGGTGAAGGTAAAGAGTTCTCGGGTTTTACCTGAAGTGTGCCCAAATCCGGACCGATCTCGATGTTCGGCGCAGCCATCTCGTCATCCAGGTCGAGTCTGTAAGTGGGAGTTACGGTGCCCATGCGGCCATCCGGGAAAAACTTCACCTTTGCCGTGCCGGTGCTGTCCGTAGTGACCATTGAAGGCTCAAACCGGCCCAGCGCGCTCGCGCAATGAACATTGACGTTCACTCGCGGAGCGCCCAGGCGATTATTTACCGTCACGGTAAATTCTGCCGATTCATCAGGTTTGTT comes from the Pseudomonas granadensis genome and includes:
- a CDS encoding DUF4350 domain-containing protein, producing MSRRTLGWVGVLLVALLSALVVFLYIKATPYQEEIDHGPSPAAQANPYLAAELFLRERGLNISHAESLAVLPDIDPHQHTLLLLNDRSRMTPRQVDQVLNWTRAGGRLVFVAESLWDEQSKQSNDLLLDRVQLHQSLSKDLKDVPADVEPDRFPHLTKLYLEDEDAPAYASFDTDFHLDDPKNLAQAWANSAKATHMMQLPHGLGSITVVTDAELWKTDAIADYDNAWLLWYLSADTDVTLAYNSEHDGLLTLLWRFFPQALVALLVLIVLWLWHVGMRHGPVQAPASSGRRQLQEHLRASADFLLRHNGQQALLQALQQDVLRRARRRHPGFDQLNVAEQWLALSRLTRQPTRAISQALSPVPKRRLSSAEFCRQVAHLQTLRNTL
- a CDS encoding AAA family ATPase → MTEQIEPGSASHAAQQRQRASQLAQAVRGELRKALIGQHQVIDDVLTALIAGGHVLLEGVPGLGKTLLVRALARCFGGEFARIQFTPDLMPSDVTGHAVYDLQTEQFKLRKGPLFTNLLLADEINRAPAKTQAALLEAMQERQVTLEGRALPIAQPFMVLATQNPIEQEGTYPLPEAELDRFMLKVRMDYPDAEQELDMVRQVSRSTRADMLDVQPLRTVLQAKDVQALQRIASDLPLDDQVLDYAVRLARSTRTWPGLTLGAGPRASIALVRCARARALLRGGEFVIPDDIKGCALAVLRHRVRLAPELDIEGLQVDQVLTQLLDQVPAPRL
- a CDS encoding DUF58 domain-containing protein, whose translation is MKPSRLLLGWVAALLVIGIALGTLQALELAIPASLISINWGLLLALLALALLDALRLKRLPQVRISRQMPGSLALGRWAEVPLKVEHDFGAPLSINLFDHVPDGLSFDNLPLSIELQPGQFSQISYRLRPLKRGHFNFEHCEINLPSPFGLWSGKRLLDVSDQTRVYPDFARLYGGELLAVDNWLSQLGVRQRQRRGQGLEFHQLREFREGDSLRQIDWKATARQRTPIAREYQDERDQQIIFMLDCGRRMRSQDGELSHFDHALNACLLLSYVALRQGDAVGLSTFASEQPRYLAPVKGSGQLNVLLNAVYDLESTQRPADFQAAANQLLGRQKRRSLVVLVTNLRDEDDGDLLTAVKHLGQRHRVLVASLREEKLHSLRHMPVQTLTDALTYCGAVEYLNAQAEMHEHLNSQEATVVQIQPKELGPEVVNLYLAWKKAGIL
- a CDS encoding Tc toxin subunit A-related protein → MLNEQSGQLSALRRDALIDFCLHAKHSKADLPLPMKIQSADDLWEWLRSDPLNSAEIETSRVAEAVSCLQAYLHAVFQKLEPGFDEREFDPDLLEEWDIAGSYGPWSASMLLRCTPEDYITPYVRIRKSELFKALESHVNQASITDGSVLKGVQRYLRSFEETCNLNVLTGYLDGANPLKTRYYLVGRQRVAPYGWFWREARIELAVDSPSVNPTAWREWKAVDIPTDVSVLDCRMVYWEGRPCMVWVQWRAGVFDNAGQLQTLHELEVMVAFIALDDSWSPPIRLHLLQTDLDVSKGCRLVAVVLRDEIDALYPKGRLAVHLTNAQPGTSLPSRQSVAIYETRDSLFRKVKDETAVMDYLANHLFVDSRTLQQKMQPTLFPSVDSQITQVGTLAEYLGIKAYIVRNATDSSLWVQGFCAHVSRVGAKDVEFTLDIQNDTGDDPEPLVADYPSKGGWATQWQEIKRPAFTNNTITVKLTGTNSGEGFGERTITLTVPAALGSHGSLPFIHDTDAQGAQFLAFNQPANVLKLKYVRLNTLISHDLVLRASKSIGALLDRATQFPQEPPLPDKETEPNGPFDSANGLFFWELFFHLAHLIAARLRDENRFEQAQRWLHYIFDPRSPAKPAQGDIPAGPAYWQCRPLDTPTPDIAYEVFAPTDPDAIAYSSPRHYQIVIFLEYVSNIMAWGDWLFRQMTQDSLTVAKLQYVRAKSLMGPKPDTRSINLWTPQKLGELVKEMETRPALAEFEKTLLLQAEELPVSAPRAPHPGAYGTSSFKIPLSPRLLTFFRLPDERIDNIRHGRTIDGKRAAIPLFSAMDPMALLNRLAAGNAGPVRPMGGQLRVAAFRWPVLFDCALQMVQHLRDLAGEVLRLLEQQDRVEQEEMQQRHLTELGDFARRAQEESIAREVESLTALQHSRGMAEEREQHYADLYDNHISPDELKVMDHVEAAAGLVSWATGFRMGGAVIHAFPNIFGTANGGQQPGYLLDAVGFGFQIEADVLQAKADKTAISESYRRRRHEWLLMRNQAVAEKNAISAQIAAQERAINAARINLEHTLAANAQTLKLFEFLQSRATNLELYQWLMGQLQTLHFQAYDAAVAVCLSAQAALRAETCEFDAFALNIDVWRDQRRGLTAGDALHAGLLRMRSEYLQHHERRQEIVKTVSLQQLFDDPATRQNGFVDWADALDHLVTTGALDFELTQLLFDRDYHDHYCRQIVRIEVTLPVLTGPFENVVANLLQVGSYIATKPSFESVEYLHSAEGVAPADVLINLSSGQQVCLSTGLDDTGVISLRPDEGMTLPYENTGAVSRWQIGFPWPLKQEPVLLSLTDIVIKIHYTAKVGDLAFSRKVQELVNQADGKIQAKEKQS